Proteins found in one Prinia subflava isolate CZ2003 ecotype Zambia unplaced genomic scaffold, Cam_Psub_1.2 scaffold_264_NEW, whole genome shotgun sequence genomic segment:
- the LOC134565339 gene encoding acrosin-like, which yields MALLWLLCVLLALAGPVGGSWDTCRGTCGLRPMAFDHSSLVVDYDPPDGDYSTLGSSDGPSLVVDSPGVPSGTWPGIVSIQATFKNGTWHMCSGALIHPQWVLTVAQCFNRAGDISRWEVVIGATDLAQPGPGSKRRRIQRLLRHRRYHADSLRNNIALLELEQPVECSDYIQLGCVPDSALAVAELRTCYMAGWRAAPDSAPGPRLALQEAKVRLMDAQLCNSSRWYGGALHPQDLCAGYPRGGIDTCQGDIGGPLVCKDHVGDYFWLVGLASWGKGCAGDKRPGVFTSTQHFHGWIQLQMGLVPHQMEPPEPPPTPIIEEEPPEMEPEPEPELAPEPIPIPVPIPEPEPIPEPEEEEEEEPEPTPEPNPYITISFPKAILLRFFRNLQEFLEFLRDKMD from the exons atggctctgctgtggctgctctgtgtcctgctggccctggccgGGCCCGTGGGGGGCTCCTGGGACACCTGCAG AGGCACCTGCGGGCTCCGGCCCATGGCGTTTGACCACAGCTCACTGGTTGTGGACTACGACCCCCCCGATGGTGACTACTCAACCCTGGGATCTTCCGATGGCCCTTCCCTGGTCGTGGAcagccccggtgtcccctcgGGGACCTGGCCTGGCATCGTCAGCATCCAGGCCACCTTCAAGAACGGCACGTGGCACATGTGCTCGGGGGCACTGATCCACCCGCAGTGGGTGCTCACGGTGGCACAGTGCTTCAACAGGGCTGG GGACATCTCCAGGTGGGAGGTGGTGATCGGTGCCACAGACCTGGCCCAGCCGGGCCCCGGCTCCAAGCGGCGCCGCATCCAGAGGCTGCTGCGGCACCGGCGCTACCACGCTGACTCTCTGAGGAACAACATcgccctgctggagctggagcagcccgtGGAGTGCAGCGACTACATCCAGCTGGGCTGCGTGCCCGACAGCGCCCTGGCAGTGGCCGAGCTGAGGACCTGCTACATGGCGGGCTGGAGAGCGGCCCCGGACAGCG CTCCCGGCCCGCGCCTGGCGCTGCAGGAGGCCAAGGTGCGGCTGATGGACGCCCAGCTGTGCAACAGCAGCCGCTGGTACGGGGGGgccctgcacccccaggaccTGTGCGCGGGGTACCCGCGGGGCGGCATCGACACCTGCCAG GGTGACATCGGGGGACCCCTGGTGTGCAAGGACCACGTTGGTGACTACTTCTGGCTGGTGGGGCTGGCCAGCTGGGGCAAGGGCTGTGCCGGGGACAAGCGCCCCGGGGTGTTCACCTCCACCCAGCACTTCCACGGCTGGATCCAGCTCCAGATGGGGCTGGTCCCGCACCAAATGGAGCCTCCGGAGCCACCCCCGACCCCCATCATCGAGGAAGAGCCTCCAGAAATGGAACCCGAACCAGAACCAGAACTGGCACCAGAACCAATTCCCATCCCGGTGCCAATCCCAGAGCCAGAACCCATACCAGAAccagaagaggaagaggaagaagaaccAGAACCAACACCGGAACCCAACCCCTATATAACGATTTCATTCCCAAAAGCCATCCTGCTGAGGTTCTTCAGGAATCTGCAGGAGTTCCTGGAGTTCCTCAGGGACAAGATGGATTGA
- the LOC134565338 gene encoding acrosin-like, whose translation MALLWLLCVLLALAGPVGGSWDTCRGTCGLRPLAFDHSSLVVDYDPPDGDYSTLGSSDGPSLVVDSPGVPSGTWPGIVSIQATFKNGTWHMCSGALIHPQWVLTVAQCFNRAGDISRWEVVIGATDLAQPGPGSKRRRIQRLLRHRRYHADSLRNNIALLELEQPVECSDYIQLGCVPDSALAVAELRTCYMAGWRAAPDSAPGPRLALQEAKVRLMDAQLCNSSRWYGGALHPQDLCAGYPRGGIDTCQGDIGGPLVCKDHVGDYFWLVGLASWGKGCAGDKRPGVFTSTQHFHGWIQLQMRSVPADPAPTLTAPAPVPSLVPMPAPRPTLSLAVITASPEPESDTTITISFPKVVLLRFFQALQDFLEFLRDKATEPRARNRRLCDISLARWHHG comes from the exons atggctctgctgtggctgctctgtgtcctgctggccctggccgGGCCCGTGGGGGGCTCCTGGGACACCTGCAG AGGCACCTGCGGGCTCCGGCCCTTGGCATTTGACCACAGCTCACTGGTTGTGGACTACGACCCCCCCGATGGTGACTACTCAACTCTGGGATCTTCCGATGGCCCTTCCCTGGTCGTGGAcagccccggtgtcccctcgGGCACCTGGCCTGGCATTGTCAGCATCCAGGCCACGTTCAAGAACGGCACGTGGCACATGTGCTCGGGGGCACTGATCCACCCGCAGTGGGTGCTCACGGTGGCACAGTGCTTCAACAGGGCTGG GGACATCTCCAGGTGGGAGGTGGTGATCGGTGCCACAGACCTGGCCCAGCCGGGCCCCGGCTCCAAGCGGCGCCGCATCCAGAGGCTGCTGCGGCACCGGCGCTACCACGCTGACTCTCTGAGGAACAACATcgccctgctggagctggagcagcccgtGGAGTGCAGCGACTACATCCAGCTGGGCTGCGTGCCCGACAGCGCCCTGGCAGTGGCCGAGCTGAGGACCTGCTACATGGCGGGCTGGAGAGCGGCCCCGGACAGCG CTCCCGGCCCGCGCCTGGCGCTGCAGGAGGCCAAGGTGCGGCTGATGGACGCCCAGCTGTGCAACAGCAGCCGCTGGTACGGGGGGgccctgcacccccaggaccTGTGCGCGGGGTACCCGCGGGGCGGCATCGACACCTGCCAG GGTGACATCGGGGGACCCCTGGTGTGCAAGGACCACGTTGGTGACTACTTCTGGCTGGTGGGGCTGGCCAGCTGGGGCAAGGGCTGTGCCGGGGACAAGCGCCCCGGGGTGTTCACCTCCACCCAGCACTTCCACGGCTGGATCCAGCTCCAGATGAGATCGGTGCCAGCAGACCCAGCCCCGACGCTGACAGCGCCAGCCCCGGTGCCCAGCCTGGTCCCGATGCCGGCCCCGAGGCCCACGCTGAGCCTGGCTGTCATCACGGCGTCACCAGAACCAGAATCCGACACAACCATCACAATTTCCTTCCCCAAAGTCGTCCTGCTGAGATTcttccaggctctgcaggacttcTTGGAGTTCCTCAGGGACAAA GCCACCGAGCCCCGCGCACGGAACCGGCGCCTCTGTGACATCAGCCTGGCGCGGTGGCACCACGGGTGA